GGAAACACCAGTGTCTGTCGTGAtgatatattgtgataatcaatcGACAATTACAAGGGCACAAAATAgcttgtataatggtaagtcacaACATATATGTCGATAAcacaataccattaggcagttgatctttAACGGAGTTATCTCTGTCGATTGTGTCAAATCAAAAGATAACTTGGTGGATCCTTTTACAAAAGGTTTGAATAGAGATCAAATATACTGCACATCAAGaggaataaaattaaaaatctacaaacaAGAACATTTATagtggtaacccaaccttgttgattgGAGATCCCAGGATCTTgattcaatgggacaacgaaatTATGAAAGTTCGCGTGAGCATTTGGACTAGTTCTCCTCTCATTCCTAGGATGGAAAAGTGCTACCTACGATATGTAGTAAGGTTAAGTTATAAACTTTTAATCACTCCTATACTTGAAAAAgtagagtatggtaggatactctttatAGAATGTCACTTATATAAGTATGAAGATGGGCCACTTCAATGATATACTTATGAATCCAAGATGttgtccatggccaaaacggaCAAAACAGTGAGAACTATAAAGAAATGAGAGAAGTTATTATGTAGGTACCATTGTCTTGGTTTACACAAATGGTTAAGTAGTTCAAGACATCATGTTCACTAAGCAACCTAGTAAATTTTATGATACTCTATtatggaaggttcaaagccacaagctgtCTATCCTGATGCAATAATTTTTCGATTGAACTCTCCTTAGATGATAACATGCATGCATTAgttttcattcatgtgggggGATCAAGATTGACAAACTTGTTCATCCAACTTGAAAGGTTTAAGTGCCCTTTGGAAGACTCAATCTCGTCCATTGATTTCTAAAGGGTGACATCTAATGAAGAGGCAGTGTGTCTCTTAGGAAAGGATGTGGTCTATATCATCCAATTCAAAATagatggatgagatctaattgaaccaagaggttcttatacccccttcatttagtataaataagaCCCCTCTCAACCTCATTTCAATCACTCAATTCTTTCCAAGTaaagcaagcattgcattccatacttgcattggagagttcgAGAAACTTCTTCGGTTCGAAGGTCTTGCGATTTGCAGTGCTGCTATCGCAAGATAaagtcattgtatcttgggagacgattgtcATATTCCGTGAGCACCGTGTGCGGGGCAAATTCGTCTTAAAGAGATAAAGTATAACTCTAGCCTCGACTTCGTCAAAACGATGGTATACTATCATTCTGTCAACGCTCAGATTACACCACAAAAAGATCCCAACATGAACCATTCATCTTGAGATGTCTCATTACTAGCTTTCTTCCACTAATGAAATCCCAAAAGAGCACTTGTGATTTTCTCTAGCTTGAGGGTTTCTTTTCCCCACATCAGAGTCATAATCAATTTCTCATACATAGGAGATGACGATAGaaaattcaacaacatcagcacATTATCTTCGTCTTCATCTTCGATCTTTATATCAATATGTTTTAGATCACTTATGATTCGATTGAAAATGTTAATATGTTGGCTTAGATCTATGTTCTCTGATATCTTAATAAGCTCAAACAATTTTTTAAGATAAAACTTGTTTGTCAAAGATTTGGACATATATCGGCTTTTCAATTTCTGTCAAACTGGCATTAATGATTTCTCATCCATAACGTGATACATCACGTCATCCGTTAGGCAAAGTCTGATCGTTACCACCACCTTCACTTGTAGTTCCTCCCAATCTAACATCTATCGTTTTTGGTTTCTTTTCACCTAATATCTTCATCATGCCTTGTTGTTGCATTATCAGATCTTTAACCCTACTCTACCACAAACTAAAATTTTCAGTTCATCGAACTTCACCATTTCAAATTTCACAGAAAAGATCCCAGATGTGTTACCTTgtctctgatatcaattgttgagATCGTGCCACAACAAACGAGAATAATCACCAAAGGAGAAATCGAAGAGAAAGAAGAATTGAGAGTGGAGAAGACGATAACGGATTACTATGGTTCGACGATGTATCTACTCCACAAATGGTCAAAAACTCTATATTAgaattagattatatatatatatagctcaagtcatgtatgtattttggataaaataccaagtaaataaaaaaaaacttaaacccaCAGCGCCTCTAGCACGACCAAGTAGTGCCCATAGCCACGCCCGTGCCAAATTTCCCAAAATAGGGCACGACATCCATTCCCTCATATCCGGATACAGTATGGCCCCCATGCAAAACGACTTGGACATGGCCAAACCATATCCGGTGGCATGGCAGTGTCACGTACCTCAGAAGCATGTGTAGCCTGATCGTGCCTTCGAGCAATGTCGTGCCCTACGATGGCCAAATACGAGTCATCCCCCCAACAATCTTCTTCTTTACaagtaaaagattttcaaaatggtCAATCAGTACAACCTTCTTCTTGAAGGAATGAACGGACGCGAGTGGTCAATGGCTGCATCAGATTCTTGAACTAAAGTGAGCTTGTACTCCTTCAATTGAGCCTCCTGctttagtagtagtagtagtccCCCTCGTTAACTAGGTATTAATGTCTAAAGCCTTTATTTCTTTTCAGTTGACTTAAGTTGGAATTGGTCACCTTTACAATCATTTGAATATACATCGAACGGTCTTGAAAACTTCTTATTAGAAAAGTCGATCCTTAATTCTTATGTTCAGTTCAAGTTTTTTCATGCATTGATTGACAACTAAAACGAACTTAGTGATAGCTGATAAGTTCAATctctttttcaaataaaaaaaaacaaaaaaaatacatagTTATTAGATTTTTAAAAGGCCAATCTGAAtttatatatttctaaaatttactaCGTAAAAAAGGTGTCCATAAGGAAGTTGTAGTATAAATATATGTGGCTTTCTCCCTTCGTTCTGTCATCTCTCTTGAACTTCCATAGCTCGAGCACCTTCGAAACACTTTCGCCATGTCGTTTTAGTTCTCGATCTCTACTTGTAATCTGTAGTTTACCTAATCGAATTTTCTCAATGGAGCGTTGGCGAGAGATGGAAGGCAAATCGCTACACGATCCCTTGCACCACAGCCACCACGAGGCGACCGCCGGGGAGGCGTCGCTGCAGGACACAGTGTGGGTCGACGGACCCGTTATAGTAGGAGCCGGCCCTTCCGGCCTCGCCGTGGCGGCCTGCCTGAAGGAAAAGGGCATCCCCAGCACCCTCCTGGAGCGCTCCGCCTGCCTCGCCCCTCTGTGGCAGCTCAAGACCTACGAACGCCTCCGCCTCCACCTCCCCAAGCGCTTCTGCCAGCTACCTCTATCCCCCTTCCCCGCCTCCTTTCCGAACTACCCCTCCAAAGGCCAGTTCGTCGACTACCTACACGCCTACGCCCGGCGCTTCCACCTCCGCCCCAACTTCAACCACACCGTCGTCAGCGCCGCCTTCGACCGCGGCCTCGACCTCTGGCGCGTCGAGGCCAGTGTCCCCGGACGCGCCCGAACCATCCACTACCTCTCCCGCTGGCTCGTCGTCGCCACCGGCGAGAATGCGGAGCCGTTCATCCCGGACATCGACGGCGCCGCGGCGTTCCGCGGCGCCATCGTGCACACCAGCTCCTACTGGAGCGGCTCCGAGTTCGAGGGCAAGCGCGTGCTCGTCGTCGGCTGCGGCAACTCCGGCATGGAGGTCTGCTTGGACCTCTGCAACCACAATGCCCGGCCCTCCCTCGTCGTCCGCGACACGGTTCGAATATATCTGCTGCACTTGTttttatctatctatctatctaattCATATCGCATATTATATTTACATCTGCCATCTTCCTCCATCGGCCAACCAAGCTCGGCCCTGTTTCGCTAATGGCGGAATCGATCCTCTGTTTTAAAATCATTATCGTTAATTACTGCTTTATTCcgcaaacttaaaaaaaactaatagaATAATGAAATGCAGGTTCACGTCCTCCCGCGGGAGATGCTGGGCCGGTCCACCTTCGGCCTCTCCATGTGGCTGCTAAAGTGGCTCCCGGTTCGGGCCGTGGACCGCATTCTCCTACTCATCTCCCGGCTCATGCTCGGCGACACCCGGCGGTTCGGCTTGCTCCGGCCCGACCTGGGTCCGCTCCAGCTCAAGTCCCTCTCCGGTAAGACCCCAGTCCTCGATGTCGGCGCCCTCGCCAAGATCAGGTCAGGCCAAGTCCAGGTTGTCCCTGCAATAAAGCGTTTAACCGTCGAGGGAGCAGAGTTTGTGGACGGAAGGTGTGAAGACTTCGACGCGATTATTTTAGCTACAGGCTACAAGAGCAACGTACCTACATGGCTAAAGGTACATTTCTATTTCTCGCTATAGAAATAATTAATGAGGAATTAGAACTACTGTTCGATGTAATTAATTAGCTTTAATTAATGTGGAATTATATTGTATGTAATTAATTAGGAGCGAGAGTTTTTCTCCGAGAAGGATGGATTTCCACGCAAAGTGTTTCCCTGTCGTTGGAAGGGGGAGAAGGGCCTCTACGCCGTGGGATTCACACGGCAAGGTTTGATGGGTACTTCGGCGGACGCCACGAGAATAGCTCAGGATATCCAGCAACGTTGGAGGCAATATAATGCATGATGGTTGagaaaggaaacaagaaaaaaaatctatgaaGCTGCTAGATCTCTAGTCTTTAAAGATCTCCGCttcttaggattttttttcttcccAAATTAGTGGGAGATATGAGGATTGATATATGATATATAGAAGGTttctatatattaattatatatgttGTTGCTAGTTTAATTGGTATATATCTTGTTGATGTATACATGTGGTTGTTTGTTGTTTgttgtttgttgttgttgtttactgACAAGTGACATAAATATAGAATGAAAGATTGAGAGAGTGATTAATTGTTATGCATATTGTGTATAATATATTATGCTGGTGTGCAATTTGTGTGTGGTGGTGTCAGGTGTGCAAGGTTTACATAGGAATATAATGAAGTGGAGttgatttttattaagttttaattttcttcttttttatatATCTCATGTAGTTAATGTGAAAGATATCAATCAAACTTCTCTCTTTATCGTGCTCGATCCGGATTTGGTTTCATAGTACGTACACGAAAGGAGATGTTGCATTTTGatgaacaaaatatatataacaaTTTTGTCTACACAAAAGGTTTCAATTAATTAGGGGCATTCTAATTAGATCATATTCGTTCAttatccaaatcaacctatgtcaTCGGGTATATCCAAACTCTCAACTCAAGATTGCTTATTCAAATTACATTGTATGTTTCATCAttattgaatttgttggagcaatccacctttggtcaaggttgaccaaactcgATCATGTTAACTCAAGtttgattttgatatttgatcTGAGAGCGGAAAATCAATTAGGTCAAGTTAATCAGATAGTTGGTAGTGGagaatttcaagtaaattatAGTTGATCAGACATTTGATAATTGAAAGTCTAATATAGAGTTGACAAAGATGAAGTAtttaagtgggtcatggaggaccgaacaaTTGATAGTTGAAAGTTCAATAGGGACCAAACACTTGACGTGAGACTTGAAGttcaagtgagtcaaggttgaccaaacacttagAAATGGTAAATGTCCTAACATACCATGGATGATTAGATGTTAGTCATGAGAAATGAAGTCCTGATACGTGATGAAAGATAGAATGTTAAGTACTAGAAGGTAAAGTCTTGGCAAGTggaggttgactagatactaggCAATAGTGAAGTTCCGACAGTTCAAGATTAACCAAATGTTAAACGATGGCGAAGTCCTAATAAATTAAGGTTGATTGAATGTTATGCAAAGGAACTCCCTAGTAGATTAAAGTTGATCAGATGCTAAGCAAAATAAGTTATAATAGATCAAAGTCAATCGAATACTAGGAAGAGTGAGAATTTAGCCTTGATGAAATTGGAACAGATGATGTCAATCGACTGACAAACCTTAAAATCTCAAGTTCAAGGTTTAAGGGAAAAGGATTTATTGTATCAATTGACTAATGTGTGTATGAGCCATCGACTAATTGCACTATTGCAgcgaataaatattttaatttcagtTAAGGAACTCAATTGATGCCACAACAGTCGATTTATAGTGAATAACAATCAACTGTTGTGGTTAATGCTAAGTTGCAAGAGTCATTTTGCAAGTGCAATATTTGAATTCTAGAAGAACAATCAGCTGAGAGGAGCTAGTAGTCGATTGTTGGGTGATTTCTAGCCATGACTTGAAGCCTATAAAAGAATATTTTATGGAGGATTTCGAGCGTCGATTGTTAGAGGTTTTGAGAGGAAACGTCAAACAGTCGATTGTTAGACTTTCAACCGCAAGTATTTAGTCCTTCATGTTCCACATAAATTTTGTGCTTGCCAACTTTCTTATTGAACTTCCAAATGGCAAGTGTCTAACCAACTATAACTCACTTGAATTTCTTTATTTtcaaatatccgatcaaccttaattTAGATGACTTTTCACTCTCATATCaaatatattgatcaaacattaaaaattaaCTCGAGCTTGATCAATCTTAACTAAagatagattgctccaacactctaAACTCAAGATTGCCTATTTAAATAACATTGTACATTTCATTGTTATTGAATTGCCTAATCTTTCATTAGATAGTAACAATTCAACTTATGTTCTACTTCGAAGTAAAGTCATTTGAGCCGCACACAACATTTACTAAATTAAACACTATCTAATTCTATATTCCATTTTCTCCAATCTAATTTGTTTAGGTGTTTTTCAAATACTAATTTGCTTCAATATTTTGATggccttaaaataatttttgttggACGCTTCACAATTATATCTCAGTATCGTCTAAAACAtattgaagaagagattgactaTCTCATTCAATCTCGATTCATTCCTCGTGCAATGATGAAAGGCATCATACATGATACGCAATAAAATCTAGGGTAGCTACACGAGCAGTGCGATCCACTTAGGTAGGCTAGGCAATCTATTCTTGTTCACCTATAGAAAAGAAATAAGCGTGAGCTCCATTTTATTAAATTAAGCAAGTTCACAAAATATAAACATAGACAAAAGTTCAATGCTAACGACATATATACTCACAAACAGGatggaacaaaaaaaaaatggacacgtgattttccttttcatgatCAATATCCAACAAACCCTAAATCTAGTGTTAACTTGCCCATGTTTTCATACAATAAAACAAACATGAAATTAAGAGACCACAacaaaaaaatctagaaaaaaagGAACCTCAAATATATTGTTGTTGAAACAAAAAGTGTTGGAATCTCTTGGATTGATCCAGAATCTTGGACAATGGGATGGTTCAGTTGACTTCACATGCTGGATTCTCCACCCAACTTTGAAGAGTCGGCAGAGAGATCAAATATGCGTAAGCAATGTGGCCTTTCTCAGTCAGTTCTAATCATAAAGTCTCTATCTCTCTTTACCTCCTGTCCACAGCCCTTGCCATGCATTCTGACCTACATAACTAATCATAATTCTTctttactaattaattactctaccgCTGATAGTTAGGAATATGAATTTCTAGTATCACAAACATGTTCATCCCAACTAAAGCTACGAGAATAATGTTCCAGAATATACTGCATGATGATGACAACTCGTCCCCTGCCACTGCAGGCATGGACACAAGCACCCTAACATATTCAAGGAAGATGCGTGACTTGATTCTGAAAGCTCACCAATATTCTCCTCAAATGATTTGGGGAACAATGGGGAATAAGAAAGCAGGCAAAGCAGTCGGTCCTGGTTCAGTTAGAAATTAACACGGTGAAGTGGAATGCAACGCTCGGTCCCCCACGTTAGCCCCAGTAAAGGGGAGAAAAAGATCCAAAAGTGAATGGCAAGCTGGAATTCCCATAATTACAGTCGCTGCTGGCCATCCAGTGTGGCTTTGTTGGCTGATCGCTAGCATGCATCTTGTCTGGTCAATGGCGTGTCAGGTATCGTATGGAATCATCAACAGTACTATGGCCGTGATGTGATTTGATCTGATAATGCGTGGAGAGGGATTCTGATTAGGGGAGGTGCGTGTAGTAGATGCAGTTATGAACACGTAGGCGTGCGATCTATTTGTCAGCGAACAAGATACGGCCACTGCTCCATGCATGTGGACGTGGTCTGAGCTGAGTCCATGGGGAGATTATTAAAGGGGCGCGGGCGCGCGCGGCCTTGTCCATGTCGCTGCACTGTGCAGGTGCTAGTAGTGTAGGGCGCGTGATGGCGATGGAGCACGCAGAAAAGGGCCGGCGATGGCGGTGCAGAGCTCCATGATCGAAATTGAAAAGGAGCTGGTGAATGAACTGCTGATTTAACCTTCATTGATCACTTATGCAGGTTTCTCCATGCCTCCTGGCAATGGCATAGGTGTGTATTCTCTAGGTGTCCATCGAGAATCTATTGTGAACAAAATTAAAATTCGGATCATATTTGATCTGCTATGGGCTTGCTTGACTAAATGGGCTCAAACCCTAGTAGCATATGAGAATAAGTACACTTCTATTCACTTATTCTCGGTCTTACGATATCGTGGTGGTTGAATGTATATGGACATACTCAAGTGATACAGTGCATAATGGTAGAGTCTGGTCAAGAGAacgtggtagtcagaagtcaagagtacgtggcagtcagaagccaagggggcgtgacagtcagaagtcaagggggtatGACAGTCAGAAATCAAGGGGACATGACAGTCAGAGGTCGAGGAGGTGTATCACTCAACAGAAGGGCTATAACTGTTAGAAGTCGCTAACTAGTTAATGTTCGGTCGGGATGTCCAAATCAAAAATTTAGACCGATTGCTCGGTCGTGATGTCCAGATCGGGAATTCAGACTGACAGCATAAGGAGCAGTGAAGGAAGAGTGGGAACTATCTCTACCGGTTGGGTTTTCTCAAGCAGACCTACATATAAGAACTTGATACACTCGGCCAGGATATGTCGGACTACTCAGATATATCCAGGTCAGGCTCGACGACTATTGGTTGTCAAGAGTTCTTTTGCCCATGCCCGATCAACAAAAATGACAACtgagtcagagaatcgtaaccacttgtcagagaataactgttgcGTGTCAGGGTATATTCTAACGGTCTGTGACTCACTGCTAACAGAGCGTTCCTCCGACCTATAAGAGGATGCCATGTGCCACTCACCGCCAGACAAGGTCTGATAtttgacattccctgacacttgtCAGAGGCTAGAGGTGCACactatcatataaaaagggagggtCCTCTCCCTTACGGGGGTACGCTCACTAACTTTTTTGCATCTATCTTCTACTTTGTTTCTTCTGCGTTTTACTGTGTTTCTGGAAAAAAAatacctgacttaagcgtcgaagggcctgctccgaggactttttccttggttcttggtccctaacgtgcagggtgcttgtctgagtgtgcggaGGACCCGTGTACCAGCCTCTTCGTCATCACCCCTCGTCAGCCATCCTCAATAGTACTTTCGGAGAGCTCAGTCACCCCTCGTCAACATCACTAACCGCTCGCCCCGCCTGCGTCCAGACTCAGATTCTGgacgggatcaatttggcgtcgtctgtgggaaacacacttacctgttctggaacgtgaagatggaggacaccgGCAGAATCAACGTCACCATGACAATAggagaatatgagatcttcaagAAAGCCAAGAAGCGGGCGGCCTCAGCAAATCAAACTACTATTTCCTGATCGCACAAGTAGCTCGAAGTTTCCAAAGACCCAACGAATATTTCTGATCGAGGATCTAAAAGAAAGCAGCCTGAGGAATTTCCCCCGACCTTCTATAGGGAGCCTGTTCTGGGTTATTATTAGCGGGACCCGGGGTGCTACAACCCTTAAAAAGAACAACCGCAGGCTTCTATAGCAGAAAGTTCCCCGCCCAAAAACTCTAAGAAAGAAAAAGCTATTGTCCTTAGGGAGGAGGCCCGAGCAGAGCTGGaagagcaagtgcccttctcCATAAGGATATTAGAAGAGAAGTTGCCTAAAGGATATAAGCCCCCTGCTATCGGGGAATATGATGGTTGCAAGGACCCTGAAGATCATCTCCGTAAATTTAGCAATGCGGCGTTGTTACATCAATATAGTGATACCGTCAAGTGTCAGGTATTCCTGAATACTTTGTCGGGCTCAGCACAGAAATGGTTTGATGGATTTCCACATGGATCCATCACTTGTTTTCAAGACTTCAAAATCGTTTTCCTGCGTCACTTCACTAGTAGCAGGAAATATCAAAAAAATGGACCATTGCCACTTTACCCTCAAGCAGGGGTCCGCTGAGCCTTTGAGGAGTTATATTAAGCGgtttaatcaagtggctcaggaTGTCCCATCTGCCACTTTAGAGATATTAATAAGCACCTTCTCACATGGATTGGTGGAAAGAGAGTTCTTCAGAGACCTCACCCGAAATCCTGTAAAAAATTTTGATGAGATGTTGGAAAGGGCAGCTAGTTATATTCACGTGGAGGAGGCACATGCGACACTCAGAAAAGCCGACAGAGCTCCTGAGCCTATCAAGAAGTCAGAGAAAAGGATACCTCAACCACCAGCCCAGCCTCTTCCTCGTGCCTGGGAAACCCGACCTCCCTTTCCGCCTGGTCAGGATTCTCGATCAGTTCCACCGGTAGCCATGGTCCACATTCCCTGGCCTGGTCCGTGGGGTCCGCGTTACTGCACCTACCATCGGTCCCATACGCATGCTACCAACGACTATTTCCAATTCGCTCGTGACTCTCGACGCGTTGCTGAGTTAGGTCTGCCACCACCAGAGCTTGCCCCTCAGGTACAGAAGCTGGTGGAT
This genomic stretch from Zingiber officinale cultivar Zhangliang chromosome 7A, Zo_v1.1, whole genome shotgun sequence harbors:
- the LOC121999976 gene encoding indole-3-pyruvate monooxygenase YUCCA6-like isoform X1, with the translated sequence MERWREMEGKSLHDPLHHSHHEATAGEASLQDTVWVDGPVIVGAGPSGLAVAACLKEKGIPSTLLERSACLAPLWQLKTYERLRLHLPKRFCQLPLSPFPASFPNYPSKGQFVDYLHAYARRFHLRPNFNHTVVSAAFDRGLDLWRVEASVPGRARTIHYLSRWLVVATGENAEPFIPDIDGAAAFRGAIVHTSSYWSGSEFEGKRVLVVGCGNSGMEVCLDLCNHNARPSLVVRDTVHVLPREMLGRSTFGLSMWLLKWLPVRAVDRILLLISRLMLGDTRRFGLLRPDLGPLQLKSLSGKTPVLDVGALAKIRSGQVQVVPAIKRLTVEGAEFVDGRCEDFDAIILATGYKSNVPTWLKEREFFSEKDGFPRKVFPCRWKGEKGLYAVGFTRQGLMGTSADATRIAQDIQQRWRQYNA
- the LOC121999976 gene encoding indole-3-pyruvate monooxygenase YUCCA6-like isoform X2, with protein sequence MERWREMEGKSLHDPLHHSHHEATAGEASLQDTVWVDGPVIVGAGPSGLAVAACLKEKGIPSTLLERSACLAPLWQLKTYERLRLHLPKRFCQLPLSPFPASFPNYPSKGQFVDYLHAYARRFHLRPNFNHTVVSAAFDRGLDLWRVEASVPGRARTIHYLSRWLVVATGENAEPFIPDIDGAAAFRGAIVHTSSYWSGSEFEGKRVLVVGCGNSGMEVCLDLCNHNARPSLVVRDTVHVLPREMLGRSTFGLSMWLLKWLPVRAVDRILLLISRLMLGDTRRFGLLRPDLGPLQLKSLSGKTPVLDVGALAKIRSGQVQVVPAIKRLTVEGAEFVDGRCEDFDAIILATGYKSNVPTWLKVLLIIYVVASLIGIYLVDVYMWLFVVCCLLLLFTDK